A stretch of DNA from Vibrio gallaecicus:
AATAGGTATTCAGCCCATTCTTTTTCTTGTTCAGCGGCTTCTTTGAATAGGTCAAAACATTCTTGCTTACACTCTTCAGCAATCTGCATGAATGCGAAGTCATCTTGACCATTACGAAGCAAGTTGATCATGTGCTGGGTGCCAGTTAGGTGAAGCGCTTCATCACGAGCAATTAGCTTGATGATTTTCGCATTACCTTCCATTAGCTCACGCTCAGCGAAAGCGAATGAACATGCAAAACTTACGTAGAAACGAATGGCTTCTAGCGCGTTTACAGACATTAGACACACGTAAAGCTTCTTCTTCAGATCATGAAGTGAAACCTTAACCTCTTCACCATTGATGCTGTGGTTGCCTTCACCGTAGCGGTGGTAATCTGCTGTTAGCTTGATTAGGTCATCGTAGTAAAACGCGATGTCTTTAGCACGCTTAAGGATTTCTTCATTTTCAACGATGTCGTCAAATACAACACCCGGATCATTGACGATATTACGGATGATGTGCGTGTAAGAACGAGAGTGAATCGTTTCAGAGAAAGACCATGTTTCAATCCACGTTTCTACTTCTGGTAGTGATACCAGAGGGAGCAGGGCTACGTTAGGGCTACGACCTTGGATAGAATCGAGAAGCGTTTGGTACTTCAAGTTTGAGATGAAGATGTGTTTCTCGTGATCCGGAAGTTTGTTGTAGTCAATACGGTCGCTTGAAACATCCACTTCTTCTGGGCGCCAGAAGAAAGAAAGCTGCTTTTCGATAAGCTTTTCGAAAATTTCAAACTTTTGTTGGTCGTAACGAGCAACGTTTACTGATTGACCTAAGAACATTGGCTCTTTTAATTGGTCATTCTTGTTTTGAGAAAAAGTACTGTAAGCCATGACTGCCTCAATTCCTTTAAAAACCTATTTCATGAACAGGTCTTGTTAATACTTTTACAGAAAGGAAGCCATGTTCCTTTCTGTATTTTAATTTGTCTAGATAAAGCGCTTTTTAGAAAAGCAGCTTAGATCTTACAACCGCCGCCTTCACAATCTTCTTCAGGCACTTGGACTGCATCACCCTGATCATCTTTAGCACCATCACGAGTGTTGTGGTAGTAAAGCGTTTTAACACCGTACTTATATGCAGTCAGCAAGTCTTGAAGAAGTTTCTTCATAGGGACTTTACCGCTCTCGTAACCACTTGGATCATAATTTGTGTTTGCAGAGATAGCTTGGTCAACAAATTTTTGCATGATACCCACTAAATGCAGGTAACCATCGTTCGAACCAATGTTCCAAAGCAGCTCGTAGTTATCTTTTAGATTAACGAAGTCAGGAACAACCTGTTTCAAAATGCCATCTTTAGAGGCTTTAATTGAAACAAAACCACGTGGTGGCTCAATACCGTTTGTTGCGTTAGAAATCTGAGATGACGTCTCAGAAGGCATA
This window harbors:
- the nrdB gene encoding class Ia ribonucleoside-diphosphate reductase subunit beta, with amino-acid sequence MAYSTFSQNKNDQLKEPMFLGQSVNVARYDQQKFEIFEKLIEKQLSFFWRPEEVDVSSDRIDYNKLPDHEKHIFISNLKYQTLLDSIQGRSPNVALLPLVSLPEVETWIETWSFSETIHSRSYTHIIRNIVNDPGVVFDDIVENEEILKRAKDIAFYYDDLIKLTADYHRYGEGNHSINGEEVKVSLHDLKKKLYVCLMSVNALEAIRFYVSFACSFAFAERELMEGNAKIIKLIARDEALHLTGTQHMINLLRNGQDDFAFMQIAEECKQECFDLFKEAAEQEKEWAEYLFKDGSMIGLNKDILCQYVEYITNIRMQAVGLGTAYPEATSNPIPWINAWLSSDNVQVAPQEAEISSYLVGQIDNEVSADDFEGFEL